Proteins from a single region of Trichoderma asperellum chromosome 3, complete sequence:
- a CDS encoding uncharacterized protein (EggNog:ENOG41~CAZy:CBM50~SECRETED:SignalP(1-17)), with protein sequence MMRLLLFCQLFFVGIQASKLGVSPPSQRDQVNCQLYTVQPNDSCIGIISNNNITYAQLLSWNPSLNPTCSNLASLNSSSICVSNPKGTFSISSNTNGATIIATTTAPIPSPTLDQTTSRCAKYYQVVDGDDCSHLTAQFAITLKDFLFLNSEVFQNCTNLKSGYYYCVEPVGYISTYPGYLPTATTKPFNQTSATSLPYAGDPWAKFSSNVSVIPIANNTRVDCYSYTYVTNLTENLSADCWNLAMFYDITPEELVLWNPSLGDDSSSGSNVVSDETSRIASAIAVPTTASSLITNPYTYPCTLAANISYCVALVSPTADLPTTTAPPGPHASGEVSNCTTWFAPQAYNTCRDILYIAQLSFADFYQMNPSVGPDCSGLVVGTNYCISTYPNGNDPNEWDGDASIPSASSTGIITPTPIQSGMVSNCNKFYDVHSNDGCSAIASSQNINLSSFYQWNPAVKTDCSGLQASVYVCIGVATTSASITTTSKPPTGVITPTPTQSGMVSNCNKFYDVHSNDGCSAIASSQNINLSSFYQWNPAVKTDCSGLQASVYVCVGTAATTTAPGITTPTPTQSGMVSGCNKFYDVHAGDGCSAIASSQKIALSSLYKWNPAVKTDCSGLQASVYICIGVATANAAAARITG encoded by the exons atgatgaggctgtTACTTTTCTGTCAACTGTTTTTTGTCGGGATACAGGCATCAAAACTAGGTGTATCCCCGCCTTCTCAAAGAGACCAAGTCAATTGTCAACTCTATACCGTTCAGCCAAACGATAGCTGCATTGgcatcatcagcaacaaTAATATTACCTACGCCCAGTTGCTTTCTTGGAACCCTTCACTCAATCCTACATGCTC TAACCTCGCAAGCTTGAATTCGAGTAGCATTTGTGTCAGTAACCCTAAAGGAACGTTTTCCATCTCCAGTAATACAAATGGGGCAACCATTATTGCTACTACAACTGC TCCGATTCCTTCTCCAACGCTAGATCAAACAACTTCTCGATGTGCCAAGTACTACCAAGtcgtcgatggcgatgattgcTCCCATTTGACTGCACAATTTGCAATTACACTAAAAGATTT TCTCTTTTTGAATTCCGAAGTTTTTCAAAATTGCACAAATTTGAAATCGGGTTATTACTACTGCGTTGAGCCAGTCGGATACATTTCTACCTATCCAGGATATTTACCCACGGCTACAACCAAGCCATTCAACCAAACTAGTGCGACATCTCTGCCGTACGCTGGAGATCCATGGGCCAAATTTTCCTCAAATGTCTCAGTGATACCTATAGCAAATAACACACGCGTAGATTGTTATTC ATACACTTATGTAACAAATCTTACGGAAAACTTATCTGCGGATTGTTGGAATTTGGCGATGTTCTATGATATTACACCCGAA GAGCTGGTACTTTGGAATCCTTCTCTTGGCGATGATAGCTCTTCAGGGTCAAATGTCGTATCCGATGAAACCAGTAGAATTGCATCGGCGATAGCAGTCCCAACTACTGCTTCAAGCTTAATCACCAATCCTTACACCTATCCGTGTACACTTGCCGCTAATATTTCGTACTGCGTTGCCTTGGTTTCTCCTACTGCTG ATTTACCGACAACTACGGCACCTCCCGGCCCTCACGCTTCTGGGGAGGTATCTAATTGTACGACATGGTTCGCACCCCAGGCCTACAATACATGCAGGGATATCTTATACATCGCCCAGTTATCATTTGCCGATTTCTACCAGATGAACCCCTCGGTTGGCCCAGATTGCTCCGGACTTGTCGTGGGAACAAACTATTGTATATCAACATATCCCAATGGCAATGATCCGAATGAGTGGGATGGGGACGCCAGCATCCCATCCGCTTCATCTACTGGAATCATAACCCCCACACCGATACAGAGTGGCATGGTTAGTAACTGCAACAAATTTTACGATGTGCATTCAAATGATGGCTGTTCAGCCATTGCAAGCAGCCAAAACATCAACCTCAGTTCGTTTTACCAGTGGAACCCAGCCGTCAAGACCGACTGTTCTGGGCTTCAGGCAAGCGTATATGTTTGTATCGGTGTTGCGACGACATCGGCATCTATCACCACTACGTCTAAACCACCCACCGGAGTTATTACACCCACACCAACACAGAGTGGTATGGTTAGTAACTGCAACAAATTTTACGATGTGCATTCAAACGATGGCTGTTCAGCCATTGCAAGCAGCCAAAACATCAACCTCAGTTCTTTTTACCAATGGAATCCAGCTGTCAAGACCGACTGTTCCGGACTGCAAGCAAGTGTATACGTCTGTGTTGGCACGGCGGCAACCACAACAGCTCCCGGCATAACCACTCCTACACCCACCCAAAGCGGTATGGTGAGTGGCTGTAATAAATTCTACGACGTCCACGCCGGCGATGGCTGTTCAGCCATTGCAAGCAGTCAAAAGATAGCTCTATCTTCATTGTATAAGTGGAACCCGGCCGTTAAAACGGATTGCTCTGGCCTCCAAGCGAGCGTGTATATATGCATCGGTGTAGCAACtgcaaatgctgctgctgctcgtataactggatga
- a CDS encoding uncharacterized protein (EggNog:ENOG41) → MGNSSSKSVHQQNIVDNDDDNILSEASLTRRVEDIHRYRFPIESPADDVVPTPFEYTAFISPDSPPLLPTLPPELIENLVSHLDNRSIKNLRLTCKHFSTIKLRISRVFLSANPLNIHVLRSIANHDVYRQGIIELIYDDARLCYSRTDYSDNVVPEDVNRPMTDMEWFQVERDLNIDELEHRKAADEPNRPKDLRIYRLVNAELSLGESWTYYQDLLRQQDDVIAHGADAEAFRYALQQFPALQRVTITPAAHGWLFTPLYETPMIRAFPYGFNYPIPRGWLTARFTDSNQEPAPWEDSKTRWRGYCLLTKILAQEHHRVSELRIDSHYLQSGLNYRLFEQPSQEYLDFICCLQHPDLKRLHLSLYVDFHWTPFRRNLLRNALAENLQLEYFSLETGMDISSYEPDYNPNQEWPPALQTFLPVGCWINLQYFRLWNFPVDSTDLISTLSQLPALQSLELGFLSIRSGTQRQLLENMRDSLRWHERLVQPKIKFAVPIPNAFIQGRAIWIDEEVEKFLYHGGENPFEDKHVDQVCYDMGVIKDAYDPGYERPYIHPRKHLELLQSNGYN, encoded by the exons ATGGGAAACAGCTCATCAAAATCTGTTCACCAGCAGAACATAGTagataatgatgatgacaaCATTTTGTCAGAGGCCTCCTTAACCAGGAGAGTCGAGGACATACACCGCTACCGGTTTCCGATTGAGTCCCCAGCCGACGATGTTGTCCCTACCCCATTCGAGTACACGGCCTTCATATCGCCAG attctcctcctcttttacCCACACTACCTCCCGAGCTCATTGAGAATCTAGTGAGCCATCTAGACAATCGCTCAATTAAAAATCTTCGCTTGACGTGCAAGCACTTTAGTACCATTAAATTACGCATTAGCCGAGTATTTCTCTCTGCTAATCCACTCAATATTCACGTCCTTCGCTCTATTGCCAATCATGATGTGTACCGCCAAGGCATTATCGAGCTCATTTATGACGATGCGCGCTTATGCTATTCCCGTACTGATTATTCCGACAATGTTGTTCCCGAAGACGTCAATAGGCCAATGACGGATATGGAATGGTTTCAAGTGGAACGGGATCTGAACATCGATGAATTAGAACATCGTAAAGCCGCAGACGAACCAAACCGCCCAAAAGATCTTAGAATATATCGTCTAGTAAATGCCGAATTATCGCTAGGAGAATCATGGACTTACTATCAAGATTTACTACGTCAGCAAGATGACGTGATTGCTCATGGAGCTGATGCTGAAGCTTTTCGATATGCCTTGCAACAGTTTCCCGCGCTGCAAAGAGTTACTATTACACCTGCTGCTCATGGCTGGCTATTCACCCCTCTTTACGAGACTCCTATGATTCGGGCCTTCCCTTATGGATTTAATTATCCGATTCCGCGCGGTTGGCTAACTGCTCGTTTTACAGACAGTAACCAAGAACCCGCGCCATGGGAAGATTCAAAAACGCGATGGCGCGGTTACTGTTTACTTACAAAAATTTTGGCTCAAGAGCATCATCGCGTCTCTGAACTTCGAATTGACTCCCACTATCTTCAATCTGGCCTTAATTACCGCCTCTTCGAGCAACCATCCCAGGAGTATTTGGATTTTATCTGTTGCCTCCAGCACCCTGACTTAAAAAGGTTACATCTGTCACTCTATGTGGACTTCCATTGGACACCCTTTCGCCGTAATCTCCTGCGGAACGCCTTGGCAGAAAATTTACAGCTAGAGTATTTTAGTCTGGAAACAGGCATGGATATATCTAGCTATGAACCCGACTACAACCCCAACCAAGAATGGCCACCAGCACTGCAAACATTTCTTCCTGTTGGCTGTTGGATAAATCTACAGTATTTTCGTCTATGGAATTTTCCTGTGGATTCCACTGATTTAATATCAACGCTCTCACAGCTTCCTGCACTGCAGTCGCTTGAGCTGGGATTTTTATCCATACGCTCCGGCACCCAGCGCCAGTTACTCGAGAATATGCGTGACTCTCTGCGTTGGCACGAGCGACTTGTGCAGCCCAAAATCAAATTTGCTGTACCTATCCCCAATGCTTTTATTCAAGGGCGCGCGATTTGGATTGACGAGGAAGTCGAGAAATTTTTATATCATGGTGGTGAGAACCCTTTTGAGGATAAACACGTCGATCAAGTATGCTATGATATGGGAGTTATAAAAGATGCATATGATCCAGGGTATGAGAGGCCTTATATACATCCTAGGAAGCATTTAGAGCTTTTACAAAGCAATGGGTATAATTGA
- a CDS encoding uncharacterized protein (CAZy:GH18), giving the protein MDGVSSDLYRNVGNLKARNPSLKIVISLGGWAFSDPGPWRDVFPTMTSSSANRAIFIQNLLGFLSEYGYDGVDFDWEYPGADDRGGSDVDAANYVALLKELRAAIASSGHNYIVTFTAPTSYWYLRHFDIKNMASYVDWINLMSYDLHGVWDSTNPIGSHVLAHTNLTEIDLALDLFWRAEIEPSSIVLGLAFYGRTFNLKSSSCWKPGCPFGGPGDAGPCTNTAGILSYREIQSILDQTGADSYLDEEAAVRYLVYGNNSWVSFDDDITFQAKIDYASKIGLSGLMVWAVDLDGSKLDALRAISGSSGATGADSAFSLVDMKYLFPSEDLPTSDSQISYGLVTFGSGGDLHDVSPASGPFGFFLVAGDSHVVTNLRKRNGEPDPFTFLDCPDVRDQPKHKVQSARVACLSDDLEGCFRILERGVEGTIVEMPDNCAPNLFARAISLKISPDQSLPLNIGDRTPTSPVYDFSFDFNLGLMRRDSNNTKFRLDYSNVPGYWNHLVNAPGIQSRDLKKLESRFFAPTTEDWNTAFETTELNWSPTDATQIQEDVSAPVFWQSVGECSIGDSTASEGFGAFVDGNIDVKFWFGFSMIVRPLPQYDEYSFMNTATLKDLKFEVDQAHGFLKASGQTDLTYGIGGFGDIDISKAGKGNPALSDDNPVNLKGHTIYTDEAIISLQPYYQITYQMATLNGSNGSDFGDSAVSFNGRLTTRIVTDLGDFQANFPPPENPPEGAYNDKRQQNKLSIPNDDILYGTTNSGGQIAIGTQLKFGLKLDLVARNDIFRWNDGLPKIELVYDTMELFTFSPGSEDHPEFACSDYEVITNAYQVVEKGESFGWNASSSLAANLAFDRQKPSSGQVCYPAATNSKRRRDIKATDSGNLTNSLSSKSTDIPIDHQNLGDDCLECKKQSLGPRGSIQKNPWGRGDGSLPQFYFSDLEGLSTFERSKPKFDCLDCENCYEEEINECCGCVSLDITWPNFRDMPPCDIDVCEPLSGTWLGNTFNSKREEDVLEIDSEFLNDTLVDDEHSLFPRQPPNPTANISPKNLKVCGTLVKLNTPYNYPSFPEDHTKQWDGIQKGRWDPISRYWGNTSSICQSWAVGKVQPADVVWAPNNLGGYTPIRALYQTEHVFEGQLISDFFSFWLDKGRLNVRDANVYYTPPKMPCAVTQQWVNRPFSDFQVIIGGSLEDATFAQLLLTELGNQAHLDRLTIMLGRVNHKKGLIFQGNKAINEGDYILQTQQEQLLAVKEIGLIFNYLNTNEVWDKFCATYEAIYDHMGTFNTFYAQKGQAVTIPDLQDEWKEFVRTALDSVVTRSLTAFDVMYEKRRPGTSYFSTIFPIAWLYNKYWNRGSIRLPGTCPHLGPTRV; this is encoded by the exons ATGGATGGCGTATCTTCGGATCTGTACCGAAATGTGGGTAATCTCAAAGCGAGGAATCCCAGTCTCAAAATTGTCATTTCGTTAGGAGGCTGGGCGTTTAGCGATCCTGGCCCTTGGCGCGATGTTTTCCCTACAATGACTTCCTCGTCAGCAAACCGCGCGATATTCATCCAGAATCTGCTGGGATTTCTCTCAGAGTATGGTTACGATGGAGTTG ATTTTG ATTGGGAGTATCCCGGGGCCGATGATCGAGGTGGCAGTGATGTAGACGCTGCCAACTACGTTGCGCTTTTAAAGGAGCTGCGGGCAGCCATAGCCAGTAGTGGCCATAACTATATTGTTACATTTACGGCACCAACATCGTATTGGTACTTGCGGCATTTTGACATTAAAAACATGGCATCATACGTTGATTGGATCAATCTCATGTCATATGACCTTCATGGGGTCTGGGATAGTACAAACCCAATTGGTAGTCATGTTCTCGCTCACACTAATCTAACTGAGATCGACTTGGCTTTGGATCTG TTTTGGAGAGCCGAAATAGAGCCGTCCAGCATTGTGTTAGGTCTTGCCTTTTATGGTCGAACCTTCAACTTGAAGTCGTCATCTTGCTGGAAACCTGGTTGTCCCTTTGGCGGCCCAGGAGATGCGGGCCCGTGTACTAATACGGCAGGCATTTTGTCATATCGAG AGATCCAATCGATACTTGATCAGACTGGCGCAGACTCATATCTAGACGAAGAGGCCGCTGTGAGATACTTGGTATATGGTAACAACAGTTGGGTTTC CTTTGACGATGATATTACATTCCAGGCCAAAATTGATTATGCCAGTAAGATAGGTCTTTCAGGACTTATGGTTTGGGCGGTTGATcttgatggcagcaaacTTGACGCTCTGAGAGCCATCTCAGGATCTAGTGGAGCGACTGGAGCTGATAGTGCTTTTTCACTTGTTGATATGAAATACTTGTTCCCATCAGAGGACCTTCCAACCTCTGACTCCCAAATTTCATACGGTCTGGTCACATTTGGGAGTGGTGGTGATTTGCATGATGTTAGTCCCGCGTCTGGACCATTCGGTTTTTTTCTAGTTGCGGGAGACTCTCATGTTGTCACAAATCTGAGGAAAAGGAATGGTGAGCCAGATCCTTTTACTTTCCTCGACTGTCCAGATGTTCGAGATCAACCAAAACACAAAGTTCAAAGTGCTAGAGTGGCCTGTCTGAGCGATGACTTGGAAGGATGTTTCCGAATCCTTGAACGTGGCGTTGAAGGGACCATTGTTGAAATGCCGGACAAT TGCGCGCCTAATTTATTTGCAAGAGCCATTTCTCTGAAGATCTCACCTG ACCAGTCATTGCCTTTGAATATAGGAGACAGAACTCCCACTTCTCCCGTATACGACTTCTCGTTTGATTTCAATCTTGGACTTATGCGCAGAGACTCAAACAACACGAAATTTCGATTAGATTACTCAAACGTCCCAGGCTACTGGAATCATCTTGTCAACGCACCAGGAATACAGTCCAGAGACTTGAAGAAACTGGAGAGTCGGTTCTTCGCTCCAACAACAGAAGACTGGAACACAGCCTTTGAAACTACCGAATTGAATTGGTCTCCTACAGATGCTACGCAGATTCAAGAAGATGTGAGCGCGCCGGTTTTCTGGCAGTCCGTAGGCGAGTGTTCTATAGGCGACTCTACCGCTTCAGAGGGTTTCGGCGCATTTGTTGATGGCAACATTGATGTGAAATTTTGGTTTGGTTTTTCCATGATTGTACGGCCCTTGCCCCAGTATGACGAATATTCATTCATGAATACT GCAACGCTCAAAGACTTAAAATTTGAAGTAGATCAAGCTCATGGCTTTTTGAAAGCAAGCGGACAAACAGATTTAACGTATGGCATCGGTGGCTTTGGTGATATTGACATATCAAAAGCAGGAAAAGGCAACCCGGCCTTAAGCGATGACAACCCCGTTAACCTAAAGGGGCATACGATCTATACAGACGAAGCAATAATTTCGCTTCAACCATATTACCAAATAACATATCAAATGGCAACTCTTAATGGATCGAATGGCTCTGACTTTGGAGACAGTGCGGTTTCGTTCAATGGACGATTAACCACTCGCATTGTCACTGATCTTGGAGACTTTCAGGCAAACTTTCCGCCTCCTGAAAATCCACCAGAAGGGGCATACAATGACAAACGTCAACAGAATAAGTTGTCTATTCCTAACGATGATATTCTTTACGGCACTACTAATAGCGGCGGCCAAATTGCTATCGGTACTCAGCTTAAATTTGGGCTAAAGCTAGACCTCGTCGCGCGAAATGACATATTCAGATGGAACGACGGTCTAccaaaa ATTGAGCTAGTGTATGATACCATGGAACTCTTCACTTTCTCACCAGGAAGTGAAGACCACCCTGAATTTGCATGTTCCGACTATGAGGTGAT TACAAATGCCTATCAAGTAGTGGAAAAAGG AGAATCTTTTGGTTGGAATGCTTCCAGCAGCTTAGCAGCAAACCTCGCGTTTGATAGA CAAAAACCCTCTAGCGGCCAAGTTTGCTACCCAGCAGCGACCAATTCGAAGAGACGCAGAGATATAAAGGCCACTGATAGCGGCAACCTAACAAATAGCTTATCTTCTAAGAGCACGGATATACCAATCGACCATCAGAACCTGGGTGATGATTGCCTTGAATGCAAGAAACAATCTCTTGGGCCTCGGGGATCAATACAGAAGAACCCATGGGGAAGGGGAGACGGATCCCTCCCacaattttatttttcagaTCTGGAGGGACTCAGTACATTCGAACGCTCGAAACCTAAGTTCGACTGTCTTGATTGCGAGAATTGTTatgaagaagagataaaCGAATGTTGCGGATGCGTTTCTCTGGACATTACGTGGCCCAATTTTCGGGATATGCCTCCTTGCGACATTGACGTATGCGAGCCTCTCTCTGGTACATGGCTGGGCAACACTTTCAAttcgaaaagagaagaagatgttcTTGAAATCGATTCTGAATTCCTGAATGATACCCTTGTCGATGATGAACATTCGCTATTTCCAAGACAACCTCCAAATCCAACGGCTAATATATCACCCAAGAATCTCAAGGTCTGCGGAACTCTAGTTAAGTTGAATACGCCATACAACTACCCATCTTTTCCGGAAGACCATACCAAGCAATGGGATGGGAtccaaaaaggaagatgggATCCAATATCGAGGTACTGGGGCAACACATCATCGATTTGCCAAAGCTGGGCAGTAGGAAAGGTTCAGCCTGCAGACGTGGTATGGGCTCCCAATAACCTTGGAGGGTACACCCCAATAAGGGCGTTATATCAAA CCGAACATGTTTTTGAGGGGCAACTAATCAGCgacttcttttccttttggcTGGACAAGGGCAGGTTAAATGTTCGCGATGCGAACGTCTACTATACACCACCCAAGATGCCATGTGCCGTGACTCAGCAATGGGTAAACAGGCCATTCTCAGATTTTCAAGTAATAATTGGGGGGTCGCTTGAAGACGCGACATTTGCTCAGCTTCTCTTGACAGAGCTAGGCAATCAGGCGCACCTAGACCGTCTCACAATTATGCTTGGAAGGGTTAACCACAAAAAAGGATTA atATTTCAAGGAAACAAAGCTATAAATGAAGGAGATTACATCCTTCAAACTCAGCAGGAACAGCTCTTAGCGGTGAAAGAAATAG GcctaatatttaattatctCAATACTAATGAAGTATGGGATAAGTTTTGCGCAACATATGAGGCCATATACGACCATATGGGCACTTTCAATACATTTTACGCACAAAAGGGCCAAGCGGTCACGATACCAGATTTACAAGACGAATGGAAAGAGTTTGTCCGGACTGCTCTAGACTCAGTAGTTACTCGGAGTCTCACCGCTTTTGACGTGATGTACGAGAAAAGACG TCCAGGTACCAGCTACTTCAGCACTATATTTCCGATCGCATGGCTGTATAACAAATATTGGAACAGGGGGTCGATTAGATTGCCGGGAACGTGTCCACACTTGGGTCCTACTAGAGTGTAA